The Malus domestica chromosome 10, GDT2T_hap1 genome contains a region encoding:
- the LOC139188602 gene encoding uncharacterized protein, which produces MTEVQRMIDSAMKKGPKFPKFIHPYPAYVEQFEYPRGFKIPDFSLFTGESSLSSLEHMARFTAQCGDVNSDFHKLRLFNFSMTGLTFAWYINLPPNSVQSWEELVEKFHEQFYRPGMEMSVSLLARMAQASDESPMDYLTRFKSARNWCRVPLPEVEFIRLALNGLDVEYKKKFLGANFRDMYELAQHVEQYDYLLREEKILKAPARGTIYKNPTVSYASTEGECVSMDAAEIVIDKPYVCKALTQIDSKEVKTCSATEETMKTSKVYTFDITKADAIFDQLLSARIIKLRPGHNIPKAEELKGKIYCKYHNSSKHTTNNCIMF; this is translated from the coding sequence ATGACCGaggttcagcggatgatcgattcggccatgaagaaagggccgaagttccctaaGTTTATACATCCCTATCCCGCTTATGTGGAACAATTcgaataccctagaggtttcaaaatcccagattttagccttttcaccggagaatcatccttatcctcgttGGAACATATGGCTAggttcaccgcgcaatgcggagacGTCAATAGCGACTTTCACAAGCTGCGACTTTTCAACTTTTCAATGACTGGTTTAACGTTCgcttggtatatcaacctcccaccgAATTCTGTCCAgagctgggaggagttggtcgagaaatttcatgaaCAATTCTATCGGCCAGGAATGGAGATGTCAGTGTCCTtgttagcaaggatggctcaagcgtccgacgagtcaccaatggattatcttaccagatttaaatcggccaggaattggtgccgagtacctctccccGAAGTCGAATTCATCAGACTTGCTCTGAACGGACTCGACGtagaatataaaaagaaattcttgggggcaaactttcgggatatgtatgaactagcccagcacgtcgagcaatatgattactTGCTCCGTGAAGAAAAGATTTTGAAGGCGCCAGCTCGGGGGACGATCTACAAAAATCCCACAGTCAGCTACGCATCAACCGAAGGTGAATGTGTTAGCATGGATGCagctgagatagtgatagaCAAACCATATGTGTGCAAAGCGCTGACCCAAATTGATTCTAAGGAAGTCAAAACCTGCTCGGCTActgaagaaacaatgaaaacatcaaaagtttatactttcgatattacaaaggccgatgcaatttttgatcaattgttaTCAGCAAGgattatcaaacttcggcctgggcataacattcccaaggccgaagagcttaaaggaaagatctattgcaaataccataattcGAGCAAACATACAACGAATAACTGCATCATGTTTTGA